The nucleotide window ttttagcagaaaaaaatgtatacttgctgttttctgaaatgctttAAAGCAATTACACAAAGCAATTCGTTTCAAAAATGTGGTGAAGTACTGTGAGAAGGTGGTATTTTGATTCAGCGTCATCATACCATTGAAGTTTCATACTGGCCCATCCCTAAGTGTGTTGCTGTCTAGCAGTGTAAGGTTTTAGAAACAGAAACCTCTCCTGGCTCTATGCACAAAGATCGTAACACATTTACACCCAAGTGTAGAAGTCTTTTTTTGTGTAGTGAAACGTAAAACCCGTTCCTACTTTGTAAATAAAGACTATAGTGCCTTTACCAAAACTAGCCGCGTTGGCTTTGATTGTTGTCAATGAATATCTTTcttactcctttttttttgttgttgttcttgaagatcttcttcttcttgtgtttttatggcgattgaaaagaaagcaaaaaatatCTCTAAGTGCAGTGTCGCCACCTTCTAGATTGGAGTTTGGAACGGAAACAATCGTAACATCATTGTATTAATTTTAAAGTTCCcgtttcttttaaaacaaattacgAATATCACCTATTTGGATACGCTGATGTCCTTTGAATTGATTCTCTTATCCCTAAAATAGTATTGTTCCAATTTATATGTCTGCCTGGGTTCTCTCTGCAGAGCACTGAGCTGCAGCATTAGGAAGCTTGTGGGTTTGATTTTTCCCTAAGTAGGAACTGTCAGGGTGAGAGGCGTTCAAATGTAACTTGCAATTCCCTTCGCCCAAATAAGCCACAATTGGAAACCCCATTTTAAACTCTTCGCATACCCCttgtttttcatatattgtcagacggataagatttttgcttaaatagtttttttttttaactgctatAATCCCTGATATATCGTTCTTAACGGGTGTGAAACGGATAATTCCGACAGCCTTGAAGCAGACACAGACGCAGTCGCGTAGCTTCCTGACTGTTGTTCGTGTTCCCACCTGTAGAGCGACTGGTCTGggagtcaaaacaaaaaaaaatcttctggaAAGTCCTTCTGATTTTGAACGGCTTGCTAACTTAGCTGAACCCGTAGCGACCAACAGTTCGAGCAACATTTTTCTTCCCCTTAAccttaaaatctgaaatatcgCATACATGTTCACTATGGAGGTCTCGCTGGAGTGTCGGTGTCTTTTTTGGAACTTATTATGGACTGTTTTCGTGTCTTAGTTGTTAGAAGAAAACCGCAGCATAGTGAGAAAAGTTAGCTTAGCATCGCTCGatccaacacaaacacagaagccCAGCAGCCTTCACTCGAGCTTTGTTGGACGGCaggattttaactttattccctggttaaaataaaaaaaaaaggcctcatCTGAACGTTTAAAGCTTCACATCTTCCACTCAAAGTAGCGCCTTCACATTTCTGTGCAAAGTGGACTGCAAATGTAAGCTTTACGTGGCGTTTTATGGAgtttgtttatattgttttagaTGTGCTATTACGCTGTATTCGGATGACATTTATTTATggacctttaaaataaatctcccAATTTCCAGAGTTCTGCagcctagaaaaaaaaaacatcaaaatgtcGATCCTTGGATTGAAGAAGAAACAGCCAAAGACTTTCAAAGTTAAGGTCATCACTATGGATGCTGAGATGGAGTTTAGCTGTGaggttagtttttttctttttcttctatgagcttttttttgtgtcaatcTGTATGTTTAAccatatatttaatttaacacaTATAGTAGTTTTCTTATATTTATCAAAGGCACCCTAAGGGAAGATGGGAATGTTGGCTTTGGGATATATATTACTGTGTAAAAGTCTTTTAATTCCCCAGAATTTGCTCTTATTAAGACCACTAATCTTctcaatgtgtttttattcagattttgtgtgatagaccaacacaaaatagcactCATTGAATCATGTGTGAATTGGGAGGAAATTATatattgtttaaatgtatttatctcCAAATCAGACAActttggcatatatatatatatatattcatccCCTGAGGCAATATTTTATAGAACCACTTTCTGTTGTTTCCGGCTGTAAGTCTTTTGGGGTGATTGGCCCCTTTAGAGACTCCCTTCTTCTTTTCATAACAGCACAGGACCCATCTGATTGCGTTTGAATATCAGTTTCCTAATCTTACCACAGCTGCTCAATGAgatttagctctggactttgtgctattctaaaacatgaaaattGCTTTGATTTGCACAATTCCTGTGTAGCTCTGGCATCAGCAGGTTATTGTCCCACTGGAAGGGGaatttctgtctctctctcaagTCATTTGCAGCTCTTGCTAGTTTGTCAGTATTGCCCTGTAACTATCTCCATCCTTCTCTAAATGAACTCTTATCATCTTCTAGTGTCCTAAACAGAATCATTCCCATAGCATGACTTTACTTCcgttgtgttttatgttttgaacGTGGAGCAAAAAGTTAATCTTTGATCTCGTCTGCCACATGCTTGCTTGCGTTCTCTACAAGGCGTCTGGGGCTTCTTTTGGGTGCCTTTCAGCAGCGGCTTTTACTTTTGCTGCATATACATAATGGTTAGGCTTGTGGGGTGcacgactaatagttgtcctgtccttctcccacccgagctgtagatctctgcagctcctcaagaGTTTGTGGGCTTTTTAGCTGCTTCTCTGGTTAAAGGAGCtgtaagtaatactgacacattgtggctcaaatcggtacaacagcttgccaatcacaacaatctaatctgccgtttttaaacgatgtgctgctgttgtgaatttttacttccacagaacAGGTAGatgatgtattctgttctatttctggtccgcttctcttactggcttctaGGTTAGCAGGCTGTTGCTcctttgccaagataaaatacctaatgctgcgctctgttttgggaactctgggaactctcatatgattggctcaggaaccaggaagtaaacacaagctacactctgaaccaaagtagttccagacccactgatctctatttattcactggattgcgcATTGGCCGCATTTAATACAcatcgctttgaagccaccagccgccatattggtactccctacttccttccagtaactagggaatatgtgcgctacagcatcgaacaacgatgattttctcatgttcagggggggcttaagacttttaaaatgtcaaatgccatatacttttatgttatgtacaaAAACTATCaggtactgagaaagtcatgtgctaaaatatttttgcacgtttttcatttatttatttataaatatttaaataacaatatacaaaaatatatacatacatgtatgtgtatacatatctacatatacatatatacacatacacacacacacacacacacacacacacacacacacacacacacacacacacatatatatatatatatatatatatatatatatatatatatatatatatatatataatataaagaaaatgctaaatatttcagcacctaatttcctagtagttgatagtgttactacatccactgactgtaaaattacctgtgaaacgttttcacacagccagaaagctgcttgttgttgcaaccaaatcctgtgggattctgtgagagtagagagtcgcaagatggcggccagtgacttcagtttttcgggcaaatcagcactccaattaataaatagagatcagtatccagaccgtacctctaggtttgaaaggagacaaacgtgactaagacgttgttgatggagaggactgattgtttacagggaatgttacttccatcccgggtGATAAATGAGAATGATATAGGTTGGTTttgcagtaaatatcttactaaTAGCTCCTTTAATGCTCTCCTTGACTGGCctgccagtttaggtggatTTCCATGCCTTGGTTGAAGTGCAGTTATTACTTCGCTCCATTTTGGGATGCTTGATTCATCAGAGCTCCGTTAGATGTTCAGTTAAACCTACCCTGATTTAAAATTAATCTTTACTGAGAATAAATTACGGACAGTTGGTAGGCATGAGTTTCCACAcagagggacaataaaggttatttttattttaactcgCTAATGAGGAGAAAGATACAGGTAGTTGGCTGAGCTTGGTTTTCTCTAAAGGTATCGGGGTAAAGGGAGCTAAAATACAAACGTTGAAACTGTAAAAGTCACACATCATTTTGCTTTAGCTTCAGAAAGATCCACTGTTTGTTGTTGACCTGTCAGATTAAATCCTAATATAACGCATTCGGGTGGAAAAAGTAAAGGTTagtgtaaatacttttgtgaTGCACAGAATAGGTCATGGTGTTCAGGAGCCTTTTCCTTCCAGACAGAAGTGGTAGTTATGGCAATACAAAATAACACATACCTCCTGAAACATGACATATAATCTTCTTGGAAGAGAATTAGTCAGCTTTGCCCTCCGGAAATTGTTTAGCCACATTGTGTGTCTGCACAGGTCCTGACTCATTTAGTTTTATAATCAGTTAAAGCCGGAAGTAAACAGTTCGAGTAGCATCTTCACCTAACAGTGGGTGTGCTGGAAGATGGccttctctcctttcttcttttcctttgtgCAGCCTGTCATTCAGACCGCTGTCAGTGTTAATTTAACCTCCTCTCTGCAACTTCTTCACCGGAAGCCAAGCAAATGggcttttagtttttgtttaaatgctaAATGGACTCAGTTTCTATAGCGCTGTTCTAGTCGCATCAACCATTCAAAGTGCTTTTACACTAGAGGCACATTCACACCGTCGCACTCGCATTCAAACGATTCATACTAATAAGCAGGTCAGTAAGGAACTTGGGCTTTAATGCCTTGCCCAGAGGCACACCAACAGGAGAAAGAGAAGCTCAAATTGAATAATTCGACTGCGGTGGTCCCTCATATGACCAAACCATAccaactagggctgaacaattttggaaaataatctaattgcgatttttttttcttaatattgcaatttaatgcgattttttttttccagtttaatttatcatgtctttttaaacatatacaaacaacaaatcattttgtttcctcgctgtgcagattaggtgctaaaagacccgcagcatctaaactcggagcagaaatgattgcgttctgcctacaacatatttcaaccaaaattgcaattttgacttttctctgcgttaaccacaagcaacaaaaatggcgtctaaataaagacatttgtaaacaaggactattcaaaacaagaacttttaatgtttctattaatcagaatattattcaagagaacagcttttagttgatttggacatcaatccttgttgaacataaagtgcaaccaacaagcaagtctatgtattaaactgattgacctgtacttataatgctttgtatgattatataaactctaaaacaagaaataaaattagattatctcactgctgcaactgttttcccttccatgtggaggcaaacccactttaaacattttaccaacacctaatggacgtggctaattccctaattgttacatagccaaaaattgtagactgtgcgatttggaaattgcgtttttttaaatcgcgattatattgaaaatgcgattaattgttcagccctaataccAACTTCatttgtaaagcgctttgaaaAAACCacggctgaaacaaagtgcttgACAAAACCGCAAACTAGAAACATACCTGTTTATATATCAAAGTGTAGAAATATGACACTTATGATAATACAGTCAAACCCATTTAAAACCAACAAGCTGATGTTGAAAGCCAGAGAATAAAAATACGTTTTCAGAAGTGttttaaaagttgttgttttaaggAGTGTGGCCTTTGGTATTAGCACTAAGGGGTCTCTGTCACACTCCAtcacatttcttattttattgatttattctgagcttttattttgatttgcgaAGATAAGAAATTTAAAATGAGCTCAAAAAGGCACAGACAGCCACAACATGGGAATGTTCAGATGGAAATGTGCGTGTTAATGAATGAAATCTAAAGCTTTAGGGTGGTGTGACTGCGTGTGCAGGCAGGTTATTACTCACTAGATATCATCCGCTTAGTCTGTACTTGACTGATGAAACACCGTCTGCTGTCAAAATGGCTCGTGGAGTTTACGCCGCGGCGATAGCGGGAAGAAGAAATGCCACGTATCGCTCTGTTTGAGCTGCTTAATGGATAGCCGACGTCGAGTAAATTGGGTTATGGACCTTCACAGAAGCTTTTAACACAAAAGTATGCACGCTTAAAGCAAATCAGAAGAAAATGCACTTAGTCTCTGAGTTAGAAAGAATAATCTACTCAACAGGGACACCGTTTGCCAgcctggagtttttttttgttttgttttttgtttgttttttaacataaatcTCCAAAACTGTACGAAGCAGAAATATATAGTGATAACAACAACCACAGTGGAACGTAGGAACTATTGGGAGTGAGTCTCTCTTAAGACTCCAGCGATCAGGACTTATAACTTATTTAGCACGACGGAGCAGCAGAGACAAGATCAAAGGTTCTTTTATGCGTCTCTGATCACTCTTTGGTGTCAGTCAAACTGGCACCAACGTTTAGCGAAACAAACTCGTTTGATTTCTTTGAAGTAATTAAGAAAAGTGCCTTGGTAATAAATTCACATCTTTAAATAAGAAGTGGAACTCTATCAGAGCTGCTtcactgttttaatgttttaaatgcctttttgcCGTTCATATGAGGCTTTTTCTTTTGCCATCCTGCTATAAATATTGTCTTTAATGTAAACTTTAGTGGTGCACCTAAAGTTACCTGCAGAGGGCAGGAGTGCCACCGGCAGTAAGAAGTCTGTCTTTGCTCCTTTGTTCCTGAAAAAGCAACATGTTTTTTCCATCTTTGTACGTTGTTTTTATCTCTCGCTCTGTTCGTTTTTAGGTCAAATGGAAAGGCAAGGACCTGTTTGACCTGGTGTGTCGTACAGTCGGTCTGAGGGAGACCTGGTTCTTTGGACTCAGGTACACGGTGAAGGACACCTACGCCTGGCTCAAGCTGGAGAAACGGGTGAGTGAAGGGCATCGTCTGCTGGAATAAAGTCTGACAGTCTCTACTGTCACTGAAGGAGTGAGAGCTGAAGGCAGGGATAGGAAGATGTTGGACCACTCCATCAGACTTTATGCTTGAAATGActagtattgtttttttattcctctttctttttttccccccaacaagGTTCTGGACCAGGAGGTTCCCAAGGACTCTCCCATAACGTTTCACTTCCTGGCGAAGTTCTTCcctgaaaaagttgaagaagaaCTGgtccaagaaattactcaacaCCTGTTTTTCTTGCAGGTAGCAACAAACGTTCACTTCTTATTAGTTCAAAACATGTTTGGTAGAATTAGTAAAGCCCGATCTGGGAAGAACTGGTTTCTGTTAAAATTCTGGTGCGTTTTCTGCCACAAGGTAAGCGTTTGTAAACTCTGGatgaaactctttttttttgttttaggtgaAAAAGCAGATATTAGATGAAGAGATATTCTGTTCCCCTGAAGCCTCAGTCCTTTTGGCATCATATGCTGTCCAGGCAAAGGTAGGAGGACAAATCAAGGCcacattcttgtttttattttatatttttaaatttacagCATGTTTAATCTTCATATATATCCAGAGTGCCATAAACCATACAAGCTCAATCCTGATGACATATTTAAAGCTCCAGGGATAACTTTACATGCTCTCAACATGGGCATGCACgttaaatctaatctaaagAAGGTCAGTCATgcaaagaggtttaaatgtAAGTTTACAcctggtggcctagtggttagagcagctcGCTTTGCTTTGAGAAGATTGTATgtacctggttcaatccccgcagactgccactatgggtccctgagcaagagccTTAGTCCCACATTGTTTCCCAGGCGCCGTAAGAAGCTGCCCACCGCTCCCtaaggatgggttaaatgcagaaaactaattttgttGGAATCTACAGTTGCAATGACAATTAAGATTACTTTTAATGAATTGGGTTGATGTCCTTTAGGAAGTTTGATctgtttaaacaattttttttttttgccagcatCCAGCCTCTGGTAAAATTCTGGCTGTATTTTTGCTTCGTTTTTGGGAattgttgaaaaatatttttattggtcCGTTTTCCTGGCACTAATTCAGCTTTTAAGCACAGTCAGCACATACAGTTATATAGAAGTTACGAATGGAGGTCTTTTACGCCACtgaaatgtttctatttttgttctattacattctacatttttattctctCCATCTTTGAAAAGCCATGCCAGGGCCTGAAGTTGTGACTcagccacagcatgatgctaccaccatcatacctcagtgtttttttttttagtttgataGCCTGACCTAGACTCTTCCAACGTATTTGCTGCCTTTTTGGCTGAATAGTGCTGCCTTTGTCTTATTGGACCATCAAATCTCTTTTCGCTCCAAAAAGCATGTGGTCAACATGTAacttaaagttgtttttgtatCATAATTACATCCTGGAAAAAGGAATGCGTCAAATAAATTACTTAAAGGGTAACATTAAAATGAGTGAACTTCTAACCTAATATATTATTTAAACCAAGTcctatatttatttaaacagcatATTAATGCGATTAAAAGCATCATTAAGccattctttctctcttttcctGAATTTCCATCCCAGTACGGAGACTACGACCCAAACTTTCACAAACCAGGCTTTCTTGCGCAGGATGAGCTGTTGCCAAAACGGGTAAGCACACGAGCCGCATCCATATTTAAATCTACTGACGTTCTGCATTGGGTCATCGCTGTCCTGCTCGTGCGCCTTTGACGTACAACCTGCCTGCGCCCACCAGGTCCTGATGCAGTACCAGATGACAGCGGACATGTGGGAGGAGAAGATCACGGCTTGGTACGCCGAACACCGAGGCATCGCCAGGTAGGACCGACTGCCTTTGGATCAACACTGAATGCCAACGCTCCTTTGTTCAATCAGTGGCGTCCAACGCTGATATTCTTCTTTCTGTCCAGGGACGAGGCTGAGATGGAATACCTTAAGATTGCTCAGGACCTTGAGATGTACGGCGTTAGCTACTTTGCCATTACTGTGAGTGCCGCTGACCGTGACAGGACTTATACTCTCCATATAGGTATAAACAGCACACTCTGACCTTTGACGTTTCGGTTCTCATCCGCAGCAAAACAAGAGGGACACAGACCTTTTGCTGGGGGTCGATGCTCAGGGTCTCCATATCTACAACCCCAACAACAAACTCAACTCGAACAAGTCTTTCCCCTGGAGCGGGATCCGGAACATCTCCTACAGTGAAAAGGAGGTAAGCGCAGCGATCTGCTTTTGTGTCGTTACGCTTAATGAAATGTTTTGCAGGTTGAAACAAATAACTTTGACACTGGTTAGAATATTTTTAGCAGCTGCAATGTAAAGTCCCTTATAAACATCTACATTATGTCAAATTAATAccacagaacaacacaaaggaGTGTGCAACTGAAGTCTGAGGAAAATTAattggttttttttgtgcaaaaaaaaagagccattaATAGTAAATAtgtttacagctgcaagtctttaaGTGTATGtctctctaccagctttgcacatctagaaaatatattttttttgttgttgatgcCATTGATCTCAAACTCAGCccgattggatggagagcaacTTTGAACAGCAGTTGTGAAATCTTCCTACAGATTCTCTGTTAGACACTCCCCATGCACAGCCGACGCATCCTGatatacttttttaaaagctaACTCCACTTTAAAATTCTCCCCAACGTTCtccctggcctgtctgctgtgctccttagTCTTCATGTTCttgtttgttctctaacaaacctctggggccttcacacaacagctggatttaaaaacagtttgttgagattttttcttttagggCGTCAGAGTGAAGggggtgaataaaaatgtatcacaCAGATCTTTTATTTATAAGTAAATCTTGAAAGCCATATTTACTCCTCCTTCCTTATCAAATAGCATCACAGTGAAATATATTGATGTGGTTATAATGTGGCAAAAcgtcaaaaaaataattatgggtatgaataattttgcaagcaCTTGTGATTCCCTTTAACCagcaaaaaggattttttttttttaaattgagtgAAAAGGTTTCAATCCTATTGTGAAATACAGCAGTAAAAATATTCGACTCAGAGATGAATAAATTTATCTCCTCATAAAGCTTCCTTTATCTCCCCCAAAGTGAGGATTGGCTTCCTCTCCCTCCTTATAAACCAGGTTCATATTGGATATATTCTACTGGTGTAAGACATTTCACCTGGATTTAGAGTTTATTAGCTAGAAATATGAGAAAACGACCCAAAATATATATCTGCACTTGtggaaataaggcagaggagaCCTGACCTTATTTGACTGTAACAGAGATTGGCTGGAGGCCATATTTGGAGCGCAACAAGGCAGGGCTTTAAAGAAAGGCTGTGAAAAATGCCATTTTCATTATGCTGTTTAGTTCAGATTTAAAATATGGCTGCTGGATTTGGTCTTCCTGCATTCCACCAACaggcatttatttttatatttaaaaaaaatctggtcaGTAAATTATTTCCAAGGTGTTCAGACATCTGTTGCTCGGCACCACTAAATACCAAAATTTACTCCAAAATCAGGATGATTCTAGGAGAATATTCTCTCTTTAACAAGACCAGGAAGTGTTTACAGCTGTAAGAAACCTAACCCAACCTCCCTTCTTGCAGTTCACAATTAAACCCCTGGACAAGAAGAAAGATGTGTTCAAGTTCTACTCGTCTCAGCTGCGCGTCAACAAGCTGGtcggtttttgtttgttttttttcttttctctgttacATGGGGTGCGTGGGAAGGAAACGATTTAGCCGCCTTTGTGTCTTAGATCCTGCAGCTGTGCATTGGGAACCATGATCTGTtcatgaggaggaggaaggtggactCTATCGAAGTGCAGCAGATGAAGGCTCAAGCTAAAGAGGAGAAGGCCCGCAAGAAGGTCGGTGGTTCTCACTCAAACTGTAGGAGTCGGGATGCAGGATGGAGAAATATGACTAATAAGAGTTTTCTAGATCTTCATTGAAgagtatggggaaaaaaatacaattacaaaCTTTATTGGCATGACCAATCTTGGCACATTTACtttcttctttgctttttttctcttcgttgtattattttttttttcctgtttacttcgttctgctgttctcttaatattttttcaactttacccttttttgttttgtttttctcatccTTCTTTccagtccttccttccttccttccttccttccttccttccttccttccttccttccttccttccttccttccttccttccttccttccttccttccttccttccttccttccttccttccttccttccttccttccttccttcttaaAATCTTTCTGtgtatccttccttcctttttttctttctccttccttTTCTCTCCCCTTCCTACCTTGTTCCCTTCTGTCCTCGATCCCTTTCTTCTTGTAGTTTTTCCTCCCTAAtttctccttttgtttcttgttctgttgctttttcctttcttatttCCCTCTTGCTTTCTCTCCTTCCTGaattttcaaagtattttatcACTGTTTTCCCTAGGAATTTGTCTTGGGGGCAGGCGTGGCGTTGGAGGGTTGCAGTgcacatatttttttccttccactcgaCTTTCCATTAATAGGCTTGGATACAGCTCTATAATACCTTTAGGCTCCGACCAGTCATATCTGTAAAACAGTGGATTTGTGCAGACCTCGCTGTGAAAAAACTGATTTCTTCATCTAATCATTTAGAACCTCTGAAAGCATAGTTTTGAAATCTAGAATGGTGACAAAAGACAGGCTGAACTCCGACTTTCAAACCATACATATATATCTGTATCGCAGTAAAATTATGCAGAACTCATCAAAACATGGGCTGAGAAAGCGGATGAGTCCAGGAAATGAATGCAGCAAAATCTGTAGATTGGGCAGCGCTCGTGTTTTTCAGTTGTTATGTATTGTAACTTAAAATTCTTCCTCCCCACACAGATGGAGCGTCAGATCCTGGCACGGGAAAAGCAGATGAGGGAGGAAGCGGAACGGGCGAAAGAGGAGATGGAGCGAAGACTCTTCCAGCTGCAGGATGAGGCGCGACTTGCCAACGAGGCACTGGTGGGACCTTTAGCCTTCATCCCacataaatattaaatactCTTCTTGGGGAATAGCAAGTTTTGAATGACAGAATCAGGGATTGGAATCATGCTAAAAACATTTATGAATACGGTTTCTGCCTCATTGTTGGTTTTACCTCACTTCACTTTCCACcgttttcattaaaaacaacccGGACCGTCCCGCTCCAGCTGCGATCCGAGGAGACGGCGGACCTGCTGGCGGAGAAGGCCCAGATCGCTGAGGAGGAGGCCAAGCTCTTGGCTCACAAAGCTGCAGAAGC belongs to Fundulus heteroclitus isolate FHET01 chromosome 11, MU-UCD_Fhet_4.1, whole genome shotgun sequence and includes:
- the nf2b gene encoding neurofibromin 2b (merlin), whose protein sequence is MSILGLKKKQPKTFKVKVITMDAEMEFSCEVKWKGKDLFDLVCRTVGLRETWFFGLRYTVKDTYAWLKLEKRVLDQEVPKDSPITFHFLAKFFPEKVEEELVQEITQHLFFLQVKKQILDEEIFCSPEASVLLASYAVQAKYGDYDPNFHKPGFLAQDELLPKRVLMQYQMTADMWEEKITAWYAEHRGIARDEAEMEYLKIAQDLEMYGVSYFAITQNKRDTDLLLGVDAQGLHIYNPNNKLNSNKSFPWSGIRNISYSEKEFTIKPLDKKKDVFKFYSSQLRVNKLILQLCIGNHDLFMRRRKVDSIEVQQMKAQAKEEKARKKMERQILAREKQMREEAERAKEEMERRLFQLQDEARLANEALLRSEETADLLAEKAQIAEEEAKLLAHKAAEAEQERQRLEVTAMKTKEEKRLMEQKMREAEQLAVKLVEQSERRLKEADHLKQDLTEAKDAERRAKQKLLEITKTTYPLIAAYSTPPAPPEPADLSYDSMPSRLDFKDSDMKRLSMEIERERLEYMEKSKHLQDQLKELKSEIESLKLEEQQQQQASMYSLPSEARGYVPEHAYIPHSNRNSAYMSQMAYFEEV